The following are encoded in a window of Roseimaritima ulvae genomic DNA:
- a CDS encoding FecR domain-containing protein: protein MKYPKHFSELWTSYLEGELDERGLAQLSEMLEADEALVQHAADLFQTHRLLGLASQSQPQRQDQFVRQTLASLPADPNEFIQRVMSRVGDAAHSPQSPMPRPLVSAETRMPGQPSGGFLYAMIATAALGLFAVGLLVVRWQSPTVAQPQQAPANATQAAGNVRLASISQAKFFGELSPPVDSLLVFDREYVLTSGLIEVAFPAGASAILEGPAVFRVTSDESLALDIGRCSVHAPDGAEGFRIDTPAKRIVDRGTRFSVSVADTSETEVQVIEGAADVYDRSVECTATTPSEIRLQIGEARRFTGLDCLAADRVAFDASVYRRELPDRIVSYQATEAADGGAERLTEVTLQRGGRLTSLPVADLIPARIDYFKSTEPRAYLCGSPDRPQSIADLVSDPSLVSGVINPDGSLQALTTSPVLSGAAATPGFAIQFQRPVRNGPGADVVFFDLQTFGNPSDGDAFHVSPLAFREGLQSHTVRRYDLTMESPEVRELTKFHVHFFDQAAESITMLEDAESVSRAQGIRFRALAVGIDLSDLGYADGESVGGLFFQDASDDNDRVDPVYIGGLPEIQ from the coding sequence ATGAAGTATCCAAAACATTTCAGCGAGCTTTGGACCAGTTACCTGGAAGGGGAATTGGACGAACGCGGCCTGGCACAGCTGAGTGAAATGCTGGAGGCCGACGAAGCCTTGGTGCAACACGCGGCGGACTTGTTCCAGACGCACCGACTGCTGGGTTTGGCGTCTCAGTCCCAGCCTCAACGACAAGATCAGTTCGTGCGGCAGACGCTGGCCAGCCTTCCCGCGGACCCCAATGAATTTATCCAGCGGGTCATGTCACGCGTCGGCGACGCGGCTCATTCGCCGCAATCGCCGATGCCACGGCCTCTTGTCTCCGCCGAAACTCGGATGCCTGGTCAGCCGTCCGGCGGTTTCCTTTACGCGATGATCGCGACGGCCGCGTTGGGCCTGTTCGCGGTCGGGCTGCTGGTCGTTCGTTGGCAGTCCCCAACCGTAGCCCAGCCGCAGCAAGCACCCGCCAATGCGACGCAAGCCGCCGGGAACGTGCGGTTGGCGAGTATCTCGCAAGCGAAATTTTTCGGCGAATTATCTCCGCCGGTCGACTCGTTGCTGGTCTTCGATCGCGAATACGTGCTGACCAGCGGCTTGATCGAGGTCGCCTTTCCCGCCGGAGCTTCGGCCATTCTGGAAGGCCCCGCGGTGTTTCGCGTCACCTCGGACGAGAGTTTGGCGCTGGATATTGGACGCTGTTCGGTTCACGCCCCCGATGGCGCCGAAGGCTTTCGGATCGACACACCAGCCAAACGCATTGTCGACCGCGGCACCCGCTTTTCGGTGTCGGTAGCCGATACCAGTGAAACCGAGGTGCAGGTCATCGAAGGCGCAGCGGATGTCTATGACCGTTCGGTCGAATGTACGGCAACCACGCCCTCGGAAATTCGTTTGCAAATTGGCGAAGCGAGACGGTTCACGGGACTTGATTGCCTGGCAGCGGATAGAGTTGCCTTTGACGCCAGCGTTTATCGCAGGGAATTGCCCGACCGTATCGTATCGTATCAAGCGACCGAAGCGGCCGACGGAGGCGCGGAGCGCCTAACCGAAGTCACGCTGCAACGCGGCGGCCGGCTGACGTCGCTGCCCGTCGCCGATCTGATTCCCGCTCGCATCGATTATTTCAAGTCGACCGAACCCCGCGCGTACTTGTGCGGCAGTCCGGACCGGCCCCAGTCGATTGCGGATCTGGTGTCCGACCCGAGTCTCGTCAGTGGGGTCATCAATCCCGACGGCAGCCTACAAGCTTTGACCACTAGTCCGGTATTGTCGGGCGCCGCGGCCACACCGGGGTTTGCCATTCAGTTCCAACGTCCGGTCCGCAATGGACCGGGGGCCGATGTGGTATTCTTTGACCTGCAGACGTTTGGCAACCCGTCCGATGGCGACGCCTTTCACGTTAGTCCGCTGGCCTTTCGCGAAGGTTTGCAGTCGCACACGGTCCGCCGTTACGACCTGACGATGGAGTCGCCGGAGGTGCGAGAACTGACGAAATTCCATGTTCATTTCTTCGATCAAGCAGCCGAATCGATTACTATGCTGGAGGACGCAGAGTCGGTTTCGCGCGCTCAGGGCATCCGCTTCCGAGCGTTGGCCGTGGGGATCGATTTGTCGGACCTGGGCTATGCCGATGGTGAATCCGTCGGCGGGTTGTTTTTCCAAGATGCCAGTGATGACAACGACAGAGTAGACCCGGTTTATATCGGCGGTCTGCCGGAAATCCAATAA
- a CDS encoding DUF1501 domain-containing protein — MSPRDPQQTTLSRRQMLLQAGGGFGSLALAGLLSPNSGQAAPAAAPSPLAAKLTHHAPRAKSVIFLFMDGGPSHLDTFDPKPTLNKLAGKPVPDSFGRVITAMGEFDSPILPTKRKWQQHGEGGLWVSDWFPNVAKQADELAVIRSCWTNGINHSGGICQMNTGSQFAGRPSLGSWVTYGLGTENENLPAFVVMQEGKGRVINGARNWGAGFMPAVYQGTTMQKSGPAFANLSPPEHLVASQQRQELDFLMRLNQQHAASRQDNTDLDARIRSFELAYQMQSHAPEAVDLSRESAETKALYGMDQKETESYGRQLLLARRLVERGVRFVQCYHGAGSKWDSHSNIESNHTRLCRATDLPIAGLIQDLKRRGLLEETLIVWGGEFGRTPQSEKGNGRDHNPTGFTMWMAGGGVQGGQAYGTTDEIGLHAVEDRLHVHDIHSTVLHLMGIDHRQLVYLHKGRPERIDQNEGRAYKKIAVS, encoded by the coding sequence ATGTCGCCTAGAGATCCCCAACAGACAACACTGTCTCGTCGTCAAATGCTGTTGCAAGCCGGCGGTGGGTTTGGCTCTTTGGCGTTGGCCGGCCTGCTGTCGCCTAACTCTGGGCAAGCCGCCCCGGCTGCGGCGCCCTCTCCCTTGGCAGCCAAGCTAACGCATCACGCGCCACGCGCCAAAAGCGTGATCTTTTTGTTCATGGATGGCGGTCCCAGTCACCTGGATACCTTCGATCCCAAGCCGACGTTGAACAAGTTAGCCGGCAAGCCGGTTCCCGACAGTTTCGGACGCGTAATCACGGCGATGGGGGAATTTGATTCGCCGATCCTGCCGACGAAACGAAAATGGCAACAACACGGGGAAGGCGGATTGTGGGTTTCGGACTGGTTCCCCAACGTCGCCAAACAAGCGGACGAATTGGCCGTGATTCGATCTTGCTGGACCAACGGTATCAATCACTCCGGCGGCATCTGCCAGATGAACACGGGCAGCCAATTTGCCGGCCGGCCGTCGCTGGGCAGTTGGGTGACCTACGGGTTGGGAACCGAAAACGAAAACCTGCCGGCTTTTGTCGTCATGCAAGAAGGCAAGGGACGTGTGATCAATGGTGCCAGAAACTGGGGCGCCGGCTTTATGCCCGCGGTCTACCAGGGAACCACCATGCAGAAATCCGGACCGGCCTTCGCCAACCTCTCGCCTCCCGAACACTTGGTGGCCTCCCAGCAACGCCAGGAACTCGATTTCCTGATGCGGTTGAACCAACAGCATGCCGCCAGCCGTCAAGACAACACGGACTTGGACGCTCGCATTCGCAGCTTCGAACTTGCCTATCAGATGCAGTCTCATGCACCGGAGGCGGTGGATCTGTCACGCGAATCCGCCGAAACCAAGGCTCTGTACGGCATGGATCAAAAAGAGACCGAGAGCTACGGACGTCAGTTGTTACTGGCTCGGCGGCTGGTCGAACGAGGTGTGCGATTCGTCCAGTGTTATCACGGTGCTGGCAGCAAATGGGATTCGCACAGCAATATCGAATCCAATCACACTCGTCTGTGCCGGGCCACGGACCTGCCTATCGCCGGTCTGATCCAAGACCTTAAACGCCGCGGACTGTTGGAAGAGACGCTGATTGTTTGGGGCGGTGAATTCGGACGCACGCCGCAAAGCGAAAAAGGCAATGGCCGAGATCACAATCCCACCGGCTTCACGATGTGGATGGCGGGTGGCGGAGTGCAAGGCGGACAAGCCTATGGGACCACGGATGAAATCGGCTTGCATGCCGTCGAAGATCGGCTGCACGTCCATGACATTCATTCCACCGTCTTGCACCTGATGGGCATCGATCACCGCCAACTGGTATATCTCCATAAGGGACGCCCCGAACGCATCGACCAAAACGAAGGCCGTGCGTACAAGAAAATTGCTGTCTCTTGA
- a CDS encoding NHL repeat-containing protein, with protein sequence MMTLRYLCVFALLSLCGQSVFAEKQKPSVSSLYAGTGVSPQNESAYPDGEPSGAMTAIDLGNPFGIEIRDSRVWITTIDDHCVYRGATDGKTLVRVAGSGQIGYSGDGGLATEATFNWPHEVRCDGEGNLYIADTRNHVIRKIDGHTGIIQTLAGNGKAGFAGDGQSGDAVQFKQPHSVVLDGAGGLLVADTVNHRLRRIDLKTGVVQTICGTGKPQLPSDASPAATAPLYGPRSLAVDADSIWIALREGNSIWRIDRKRNTIHHVAGTGKKGYSGDGQDPLQATFNGPKGLAIDEQGRLLVVDTENQAVRRIDLKLRTVSTVMGGKQSAQTFVLKRPHGINVSPALGYLVADSENHRVLRGSDAPQQSQ encoded by the coding sequence ATGATGACACTTCGCTACCTCTGCGTATTTGCCCTGTTGAGCCTCTGCGGCCAGAGCGTGTTCGCGGAAAAACAAAAACCCTCGGTCAGTTCGCTGTACGCCGGCACCGGGGTATCGCCCCAAAACGAATCCGCATATCCGGACGGCGAGCCAAGCGGAGCGATGACGGCGATCGACCTGGGCAATCCTTTTGGCATTGAAATCCGCGATTCGCGGGTCTGGATCACGACCATTGATGATCACTGCGTTTATCGCGGCGCGACCGATGGCAAAACGCTGGTGCGAGTCGCCGGCAGCGGCCAGATCGGCTACTCCGGCGATGGCGGTCTCGCGACCGAAGCGACCTTCAATTGGCCGCATGAAGTCCGCTGCGATGGAGAAGGCAATCTGTACATCGCGGATACTCGTAATCATGTGATCCGCAAAATTGATGGCCACACGGGCATCATCCAGACCTTGGCGGGCAACGGAAAAGCCGGCTTCGCAGGCGACGGCCAGAGCGGTGATGCGGTCCAATTCAAGCAGCCGCACAGCGTCGTGTTGGACGGTGCGGGTGGACTGCTGGTAGCGGATACGGTTAATCACCGACTGCGACGCATCGATCTGAAAACCGGCGTCGTGCAAACGATCTGCGGAACCGGAAAACCACAGTTGCCCTCCGATGCCAGCCCGGCTGCAACGGCTCCCTTGTACGGCCCGCGGTCGCTGGCCGTCGACGCCGATTCGATTTGGATCGCGCTGCGAGAAGGCAACAGCATCTGGCGGATCGATCGCAAGAGGAACACCATTCATCACGTCGCCGGCACCGGCAAGAAAGGCTATTCCGGCGACGGCCAGGATCCCCTGCAAGCGACATTCAACGGCCCCAAGGGATTGGCCATCGACGAACAAGGACGTTTGCTGGTCGTCGATACCGAAAACCAAGCCGTCCGCCGCATCGACCTGAAATTGCGCACCGTATCAACGGTCATGGGCGGCAAACAGTCCGCGCAAACGTTTGTGTTAAAGCGTCCGCATGGCATCAACGTCAGCCCCGCGTTGGGCTACCTGGTTGCCGACTCCGAGAACCACCGCGTCTTACGCGGCTCGGACGCTCCGCAACAATCGCAATAG
- a CDS encoding IS4 family transposase has translation MTKSPRQSKRIPKSRKPVAPKIPHDQGNSDVNAGEVQTQAQPKGENQDKVPSRDIQGLKYFEMLVPLLERLHDEKRGRDKANNRELYFDKYCMLVLLYMFNPTVTSLRAIAQASDLEKVKKRLGCKRTSLGSLSEASRLFDSSLLKEVIADLGQQVAPVGRDNRLSQINQTITLVDGSVVSALPNLLQASLLKQTEGSGLVQWRLHTHFEVDRYVPTRIDVTPNEGGEHDERAVAERTIECDRLYVMDRGYAKFTLFNHIVSKQSSYVCRLRDNSVYEVLEHNTLSEAAIDAEVLKDEIVSMGKASKSSQRPNHKIRLIQIRCTPHKNRTGGKAKGSTAPDSDGILRIATNLLDVPAEIIALIYSQRWIIEIFFRFFKQFLGCSHLISHSQNGIEIQVYCAIIACLLINLWTGRKPNKRTFEMLSYYFMGLASEAELLAHLEKLKRQDEAASKRS, from the coding sequence GTGACGAAATCTCCGCGCCAATCGAAACGGATACCGAAAAGTAGGAAGCCTGTCGCCCCCAAGATCCCGCACGATCAAGGCAACAGTGATGTCAACGCCGGTGAAGTACAAACGCAAGCACAACCGAAGGGAGAAAACCAGGACAAAGTTCCAAGCAGGGATATTCAGGGGCTAAAGTATTTTGAAATGCTCGTGCCCCTGCTTGAGCGGCTTCACGACGAGAAACGCGGACGCGACAAGGCGAACAACCGCGAACTCTATTTTGACAAGTACTGCATGCTGGTGCTGCTCTACATGTTCAATCCGACGGTGACGAGCCTGCGGGCAATCGCCCAGGCAAGTGATCTTGAAAAAGTCAAGAAGAGACTCGGTTGCAAACGGACGTCACTCGGATCACTGAGCGAGGCGTCGCGGCTTTTCGACTCAAGCCTCCTCAAAGAAGTCATTGCAGATCTTGGGCAGCAAGTCGCTCCGGTCGGGCGCGATAACCGTCTCAGCCAGATCAACCAAACGATCACCCTGGTCGACGGCTCGGTGGTTTCGGCGCTTCCAAACTTGCTCCAAGCTTCTCTATTAAAACAAACCGAGGGCAGCGGCTTAGTGCAGTGGCGATTGCACACACATTTCGAAGTCGATCGCTATGTGCCCACGCGAATCGATGTCACCCCTAACGAGGGCGGCGAGCATGATGAACGCGCTGTCGCCGAACGCACGATCGAGTGCGACCGCCTGTACGTGATGGATCGAGGGTACGCCAAGTTTACTTTGTTCAATCACATTGTGAGCAAGCAAAGCAGCTACGTATGCCGCCTTCGTGACAACAGCGTCTACGAAGTGCTTGAGCACAACACGCTATCCGAAGCAGCGATCGACGCTGAAGTGCTCAAGGATGAAATCGTGTCGATGGGTAAAGCAAGCAAGAGTTCGCAGCGGCCGAATCACAAGATTCGATTGATCCAGATCCGCTGTACGCCGCACAAAAACCGGACTGGAGGCAAAGCGAAAGGCTCCACCGCGCCGGACAGTGACGGAATTCTGCGGATTGCCACCAACCTTTTGGACGTGCCTGCCGAGATCATCGCGTTGATCTACTCCCAAAGGTGGATCATTGAGATATTTTTTAGATTCTTCAAGCAGTTTCTGGGCTGTTCGCACTTGATCAGTCACAGCCAGAACGGCATTGAGATCCAAGTCTACTGTGCGATCATCGCATGTTTGCTGATCAATCTATGGACCGGACGCAAGCCGAACAAACGCACTTTTGAGATGCTCAGCTACTACTTTATGGGTCTTGCAAGTGAGGCGGAATTGCTGGCCCATCTTGAGAAGCTCAAGCGGCAAGATGAAGCCGCTTCAAAAAGATCGTAA
- a CDS encoding IS4 family transposase: MTKSPRQSKRIPKSRKPVAPKIPHDQGNSDVNAGEVQTQAQPKGENQDKVPSRDIQGLKYFEMLVPLLERLHDEKRGRDKANNRELYFDKYCMLVLLYMFNPTVTSLRAIAQASDLEKVKKRLGCKRTSLGSLSEASRLFDSSLLKEVIADLGQQVAPVGRDNRLSQINQTITLVDGSVVSALPNLLQASLLKQTEGSGLVQWRLHTHFEVDRYVPTRIDVTPNGGGEHDERAVAERTIECDRLYVMDRGYAKFTLFNHIVSKQSSYVCRLRDNSVYEVLEHNTLSEAAIDAEVLKDEIVSMGKASKSSQRPNHKIRLIQIRCTPHKNRTGGKAKGSTAPDSDGILRIATNLLDVPAEIIALIYSQRWIIEIFFRFFKQFLGCSHLISHSQNGIEIQVYCAIIACLLINLWTGRKPNKRTFEMLSYYFMGLASEAELLAHLEKLKRQDEAASKRS; encoded by the coding sequence GTGACGAAATCTCCGCGCCAATCGAAACGGATACCGAAAAGTAGGAAGCCTGTCGCCCCCAAGATCCCGCACGATCAAGGCAACAGTGATGTCAACGCCGGTGAAGTACAAACGCAAGCACAACCGAAGGGAGAAAACCAGGACAAAGTTCCAAGCAGGGATATTCAGGGGCTAAAGTATTTTGAAATGCTCGTGCCCCTGCTTGAGCGGCTTCACGACGAGAAACGCGGACGCGACAAGGCGAACAACCGCGAACTCTATTTTGACAAGTACTGCATGCTGGTGCTGCTCTACATGTTCAATCCGACGGTGACGAGCCTGCGGGCAATCGCCCAGGCAAGTGATCTTGAAAAAGTCAAGAAGAGACTCGGTTGCAAACGGACGTCACTCGGATCACTGAGCGAGGCGTCGCGGCTTTTCGACTCAAGCCTCCTCAAAGAAGTCATTGCAGATCTTGGGCAGCAAGTCGCTCCGGTCGGGCGCGATAACCGTCTCAGCCAGATCAACCAAACGATCACCCTGGTCGACGGCTCGGTGGTTTCGGCGCTTCCAAACTTGCTCCAAGCTTCTCTATTAAAACAAACCGAGGGCAGCGGCTTAGTGCAGTGGCGATTGCACACACATTTCGAAGTCGATCGCTATGTGCCCACGCGAATCGATGTCACCCCTAACGGGGGCGGCGAGCATGATGAACGCGCTGTCGCCGAACGCACGATCGAGTGCGACCGCCTGTACGTGATGGATCGAGGGTACGCCAAGTTTACTTTGTTCAATCACATTGTGAGCAAGCAAAGCAGCTACGTATGCCGCCTTCGTGACAACAGCGTCTACGAAGTGCTTGAGCACAACACGCTATCCGAAGCAGCGATCGACGCTGAAGTGCTCAAGGATGAAATCGTGTCGATGGGTAAAGCAAGCAAGAGTTCGCAGCGGCCGAATCACAAGATTCGATTGATCCAGATCCGCTGTACGCCGCACAAAAACCGGACTGGAGGCAAAGCGAAAGGCTCCACCGCGCCGGACAGTGACGGAATTCTGCGGATTGCCACCAACCTTTTGGACGTGCCTGCCGAGATCATCGCGTTGATCTACTCCCAAAGGTGGATCATTGAGATATTTTTTAGATTCTTCAAGCAGTTTCTGGGCTGTTCGCACTTGATCAGTCACAGCCAGAACGGCATTGAGATCCAAGTCTACTGTGCGATCATCGCATGTTTGCTGATCAATCTATGGACCGGACGCAAGCCGAACAAACGCACTTTTGAGATGCTCAGCTACTACTTTATGGGTCTTGCAAGTGAGGCGGAATTGCTGGCCCATCTTGAGAAGCTCAAGCGGCAAGATGAAGCCGCTTCAAAAAGATCGTAA
- a CDS encoding hybrid sensor histidine kinase/response regulator has product METIRKSLAKRIDACTQADGDRFNQRVVAWTPTPQDSRLCDQILQQNGIAVICCETLKEFLERITEGAGIALVAQEHLGDAIVGQIRHLQSQQPKWSELPILVLLQPGEVGSATLQRILSMDHVTLVNRPLRIAVFVNTVLAKLRDRLRQYEVRDLLLEKDVAQQNLVREASRLDMAMRAGGMAAWEWSKTKMYWSRSLREIHGFEADVEPSESALFASIIEGDRQRIVSQWAEAIERSEAIRSEFRIDHPQLGERWIAAVAEPVRSKSGKTIRYAGLQWDVTDRKTSELALRQSHETMQRLINDNPQGLYVIDDQMRMLYFSKGSRKVFAGIDPLIGRPFDEVMRYIWPEEFAAQAVALFRHTLETGEPYTAPTLVETRVDLNVQEAYDWSIERIALPGNRYGVVCHFTDTTQRQQSLENLRQSEKHFREIADASPAMLWVTDVNHMCTFLSKSWYKTTGQTEEQGLELGWTNAAHPDDRSRAADEFLAAAKARQPFSSEFRLRQADGGYRWAVDVGLPRYDADGTFLGYTGYVIDVHDRKQFEQSLERAKLLAEAANQSRGEFLANMSHEIRTPMAAIIGHADILNDHLQDPDNRQVVDTIRRNGQFLLDIINDILDLSKIDAGKMQIDRKPVRPDAVVAEVRSLMDVRAAEKSLPLNIEFAGPVPEHLNTDAIRLRQILVNLVGNAIKFTDRGEVRMVVRYEAEESDDTGWLHFEVIDTGIGIPAASLNTLFDPFVQVDNTSTRSFGGTGLGLAICQRLATALDGDIAVASELGRGSRFTLSIRAKQPGRLVEPNLTVDTTVAEPAEQIRLSATVLVVDDRRDIRYLAQHFIERSGGNVITATNGQEALDIIAASSTPPIDLIVMDMQMPVMDGYVATAELRRRNCQLPIIALTANAMKSDRDECLAAGCTDYQTKPLNSTELIAMIDRLVRASAKENAW; this is encoded by the coding sequence ATGGAAACGATCCGAAAATCGTTAGCAAAAAGGATCGACGCCTGCACCCAGGCCGACGGCGACCGATTTAACCAACGGGTGGTCGCCTGGACGCCCACGCCACAGGATTCGCGACTGTGTGATCAAATCTTGCAGCAAAATGGAATCGCTGTCATTTGCTGCGAAACCCTGAAAGAGTTCTTGGAACGGATTACCGAAGGGGCCGGAATCGCTCTGGTTGCGCAGGAGCACCTTGGTGACGCCATCGTCGGCCAGATCCGGCACCTCCAATCTCAACAGCCGAAATGGTCCGAGCTGCCGATTTTGGTTCTATTGCAACCGGGCGAAGTGGGGTCAGCAACCCTGCAGCGAATTCTATCGATGGACCATGTGACGCTTGTCAATCGTCCCTTGCGGATCGCGGTTTTCGTAAACACAGTGCTGGCGAAGTTGCGCGACCGTTTGCGGCAGTACGAAGTCCGCGATCTGTTGCTTGAAAAGGATGTTGCCCAACAAAACCTGGTCCGCGAAGCTAGTCGTTTGGATATGGCAATGCGGGCCGGCGGTATGGCAGCTTGGGAATGGAGCAAGACCAAAATGTATTGGTCTCGATCCCTTCGCGAAATCCATGGGTTTGAGGCCGATGTGGAACCAAGCGAGTCGGCCCTGTTTGCATCCATCATCGAAGGAGATCGGCAACGAATCGTTTCCCAGTGGGCCGAAGCGATCGAACGCAGCGAAGCAATTCGGAGCGAATTCCGAATTGATCATCCACAACTTGGAGAACGCTGGATAGCCGCCGTCGCCGAACCTGTGCGATCCAAGTCGGGCAAAACGATTCGATACGCCGGCCTGCAGTGGGATGTGACGGATCGGAAAACTTCTGAGCTCGCGCTGCGTCAATCGCATGAAACGATGCAACGTTTGATCAACGATAATCCGCAGGGACTGTACGTGATCGACGATCAAATGCGAATGCTGTACTTCAGCAAAGGCTCGAGAAAGGTGTTTGCCGGCATTGATCCTCTGATCGGCCGTCCGTTCGACGAGGTGATGCGATACATTTGGCCGGAGGAGTTTGCTGCGCAAGCGGTCGCTTTGTTTCGGCATACGTTGGAAACCGGAGAGCCCTATACCGCACCGACATTGGTCGAAACCCGCGTCGATTTGAACGTTCAAGAAGCCTACGATTGGTCGATCGAACGGATCGCTTTGCCCGGTAACCGCTACGGAGTGGTGTGCCACTTCACCGACACCACGCAACGGCAACAGTCGCTTGAGAATCTCCGCCAGAGCGAAAAGCACTTTCGCGAGATTGCCGACGCCTCCCCGGCGATGCTGTGGGTCACCGACGTCAATCACATGTGCACTTTCTTGTCGAAGTCCTGGTACAAAACCACCGGACAAACTGAAGAACAGGGCTTGGAACTTGGTTGGACCAACGCAGCCCATCCGGATGACCGATCGCGAGCTGCGGACGAATTCCTGGCGGCGGCCAAGGCGCGGCAACCGTTCTCGTCCGAATTCCGCTTGCGTCAGGCCGATGGAGGGTACCGCTGGGCGGTGGATGTGGGGCTGCCACGCTACGACGCCGACGGAACGTTCCTCGGGTACACCGGCTATGTCATTGACGTCCACGATCGCAAGCAATTCGAACAGTCATTGGAACGCGCCAAACTTTTGGCGGAAGCCGCCAATCAATCGCGAGGTGAGTTTCTGGCGAACATGTCCCACGAGATCCGTACACCGATGGCGGCTATCATCGGCCATGCCGACATCCTAAACGACCACCTGCAAGATCCCGATAACCGCCAAGTTGTCGATACGATCCGACGAAATGGGCAGTTTTTACTGGACATCATCAATGATATCTTGGACCTGTCCAAAATTGACGCGGGCAAGATGCAAATCGACCGGAAACCGGTTCGACCCGACGCCGTCGTGGCCGAAGTTCGTTCATTGATGGATGTGCGCGCTGCCGAAAAAAGCTTGCCTTTGAACATCGAATTCGCGGGCCCCGTCCCCGAACACTTGAACACCGACGCCATCCGGTTGCGACAGATCCTGGTGAATCTGGTTGGCAACGCAATCAAATTCACTGACCGAGGTGAGGTCCGGATGGTGGTTCGGTATGAAGCCGAAGAATCAGATGACACTGGGTGGCTTCATTTCGAGGTGATCGACACCGGCATCGGTATCCCCGCCGCTAGTTTGAACACGCTTTTCGACCCCTTTGTACAAGTCGACAACACGTCCACACGATCGTTCGGTGGCACGGGACTGGGGTTAGCGATTTGTCAGCGGCTGGCAACCGCACTCGATGGCGATATTGCGGTCGCCAGTGAACTGGGGCGCGGCAGTCGTTTCACGTTGTCGATCCGCGCTAAACAACCCGGCCGACTGGTGGAACCGAACTTGACTGTCGATACCACGGTTGCCGAACCCGCCGAACAAATCCGCTTGTCGGCGACCGTGTTGGTCGTGGACGACCGCCGCGACATTCGTTATCTCGCCCAGCACTTCATCGAACGGTCCGGCGGAAACGTGATCACCGCGACCAACGGGCAAGAGGCCTTGGATATTATCGCTGCGTCCTCTACTCCGCCAATCGACCTGATCGTCATGGACATGCAAATGCCCGTGATGGACGGGTACGTCGCCACGGCGGAATTACGTCGCCGGAACTGCCAGCTGCCGATTATTGCCTTAACGGCCAATGCGATGAAAAGCGATCGGGACGAGTGTCTCGCGGCCGGCTGTACCGACTATCAAACCAAGCCGCTAAACAGCACCGAGCTGATCGCCATGATCGACCGATTGGTACGCGCCTCGGCGAAAGAAAACGCGTGGTAG